The Acanthopagrus latus isolate v.2019 chromosome 11, fAcaLat1.1, whole genome shotgun sequence genome segment GCACCTAACATTAATACTGAGCTTAGGTGATCCAGTCACTGAGATCTGATCGTTTAGACCACATTTGGAGGCGATCTGAAACACAGGTCCTTGACCAGCTCATATTTTGGACTGACTTTAGATTTCATAGATGTAACTTTCTTCTATGTAGAAAAAACACAGGGGGATGCTGACAATGCATCCACACTGCaacttttttcaaaaagaaaaatgaaccaATTTGTGTGATCAGCACATATTTTTTGCTTGACTATACGATTATTAGGTCAGTGTCCTAAGCTAAAACATAGTGTTCTCAgcacagattttatttgattgagtttgacagtttgtttgcttATTTGACACCCGATAGTCATTTCCCCCCATAAACCAGCAAGTTTCTCCTCAAAAGTATTGACAAATGTCAGATGTCTGATTGTGTCAGGGAAATGCTAGAGTCTGACAAAGCGCTGAAAATGTTACTGTCAGATACGGTTCCACCTGAAGTCATTATGGAGAGAAGCTCAGACtttgcacattttattcatcacaGGTCCATCCTGTGATCTTCAGCCAGCCATGACTAAATGTGTCCACTGTTACAaggggaacagtatctgacgGTAATGTTTTCAGCTGTCAGAAAGCAGTATGGTACATAATCCTAAATACAATTGTGTTAAATCATAAAACCACACATCAAACTTGGAATCTATTTCATATTCCAGGAATGCTGTGCTCAGTGCAATGGGTTCCCAGCAGCTCATGTTTGCCCCATTACCTCAACCACCATCATAACTTAGTGGAGAACAATGTCCGTTAATGTTCTCGAGTGCGGATATTAAACGAGAACTGATTCACTGGTTTTTGAAAAAGACAGATCGGGCTAATAATAAAATGAGTGTAGGTGTCAGGTGTTACGGAAACTTCACTTCTCCCAGGTCTAATACTGCATCACTTGACATGGAAGCCTGTGGATCAGTGAAAGTAAAAGACAAACTTAAAGGACCACAAGAACCAGATTCAGCAGAACCTGACTGCTCGGCGCACAGCCACAGCCCGTGCTTCCCTCCGTCACTATTTTGAGGACTTTGAGAATGATGCCTTTGTCCGCCGTGTTTCCCTCTTCTCGCAGGCTGCTCTAAAAACACAAGGCGCCGTGCCGGTGCCAGAGAAAGCCATTTGGACATCTAATAGCTGCGGACCAGGGCCAGCTTAATGCAAGCCTTATTGTGATTACCTGATGTAATGACAGCCAATCCAAATACAGCCTGCAAGCCATTACCAGACGCACAAGAGGAACACATTATGTATTGCACTATGTCAGCCTGACAGAGTCTGAACAATGCAGCATGAAAAGGTTTCCACCCCCGTTTCTGTGACTCCTTAGGGGACGGAGAGGAACTGTTTAGGGCAGTTATACATCCTAAATGCAACAGCCTGTAGCTTTGATGGGGGGCAATAAGCCCTGAAAACTCCATCCTCAATCTAAACGTAAACACAGATAAAAGATTTGAGACATTTATCCGGATTTAGCTCTTAATCGTCAAAAATGCCATTTGGAATGTCTCAGGGCTCGTGTCAGGAAAATTGCAGGAAATGGTAACATAACTTCGTCATACATCAGTCTTGTCAAATACCtgggagaaaacacaacctgaaTGGTCAATTAGTTCCAGCTCAGGAACTTTTACTATTTATTACcgtgtggttttttttgggggggggggggctgattGTGTTGGTCAGTGTGAATGACTCCGACAAACATGACAGAAATTAGAGGAGAATGTGCCACCTGTGAATGAGGCCAATCTTCCCTTTCGTGTTCAGAAAGAAAACACGGGGTGCACCTGATTTTCCAGCCTCACTCTTCCTAACTAAACTGCAACCAATTCACATCCAGATATGGTAGCTGTGTGAGGAGAGGGTTGACAGCCATCCAACACCTGCAGAGTCTCAAAACATTCTCGGCAGCAAACATCCCTCACTTGTTTCTTTTGAGAAAAACTACATATCAAGCATTTTTTCAGGTAAAATCTGTTCCATCTCTTGTCTGTTTGGCTTTAGATACAGCCCGCGGGACCCCCAGACCTCCTGACACTTCATAACTTAAATCGTTAATCAGGATTACAGCGACTATCTCATTACACATGAAGACTTGCGAGAGGGAGGGAATTCATCAGTTTATGCTTCTCTGCTCACCTCAGGAATGTCTTCGGAGAGGCATTGACTTCTCCGAAGTGCTTTATTCTCCTGGAGGCTCGTCAGACAACTTGGCTCGCTCGCTGCGGGACAGGATCTTTGCGTTTATCTCTAGAATAATTTCCCAGCTGAAACAAAGCTATCATTAATACCGCCCCCCCACACACTCTTGTTTCAATCTCTCTTGTGAGCGCTCACTTTCCTCAACCCAGGTCTGCTAAGGTGATTACAGCTGCCCCGAACACTTAGTCAGGCACCAGCTGGTTTCTTGAAGGAACAGTTCAGTATCTGCATATGaatgaaatgcattaaataTTGTGAAACCggaaatttaagaaaaaaaaagatttaaaacaggACAACAGTACTTCTTTTATGTAAGGTTATTTTATTATGTGGTGGATGTGTTAGTTCTCAAGGTTCAGGTTGAGAGGCTATTGCGGTGGTTTTTggagaacagagggaggggaaggcaCAAGGTCAGTCAGGGAAATGTGGGGTGAGGCTGCCCCAAATCACTGATTCATGGTCAGTTTGGCAGTTTATCCATCTAATGATACGGTTCGGAAACAGATCTGGACAGAAATTACATGAGGCACACTCCATTTAAGTTCTTCAGTTAAAACTTGAATCTTTACATTGTGTTGCTACATCATCACTGCTGACAACTAAAGGTCTGTTTCAACCTTTTTAACAAATCTGTATGAACGTGACGACAAATTTGAGATTGGTTTGTCACCTGAATTTGAAATGTTAAGACAATTTATATAATCTCTGCTTTTGCAGTAGTCAAGCACTTCACATTGACTTTTGCTTTAAATCGAGGGGTCCTCGTGTATTTTCTTGCAGTCAGCCTGCATGTTgggtttcagtttttttcagccAGTTTCTAGAAGCAGGAACTGAAGCCAGTGCAGTATTCAAGGGCAGCTTCACCCCCCGAGAGAGCGGAGGTATCCTGTTGCTGAGGGTGAGTGGAGGCAGTGTGGCAGAGGAATCATGTGATCACAGTGGGGGCAGTGCGTCCGGTCTTCTCCTGGAGCTGAGAGACCTTCAGGGCGATGTCTACCAGGGGGGCCAGCATCACCTGCggcaaagagacacacaaatgcaaagaaCATATGACTTCCTGTACCAATCACATCAAGTTTGTACAGTGTTACACAAATGGTCAAAAACATGGAGGTGGTGGAAGGTGCATTTTATTACCTTACGATAGAGCCAGGCTAGCTCTTTACCCATTTCCTGTCTTTACATACTAGTCTGAGCTAAGCTAAAGGGCAGCTGGCTGTTGCTCCATACATTatctcccacacagacatgatggTGGTATCAATCTTCCTGTGCAACTCTCTCCAAGAAAGCAAGTGACAAATAATTTCTTTAATGTACAACAGATTTCAAATATGAAGCTTCAGTAAGATGTTGCAATTTTGTGGAAGGTCTACACTGACTTTCAAATATCCATGTTTATCCCAGCCAAACATGAGatcttccaaaataaaataatcttttgaCAGCTACACAACTTCAGCTTTCAAGGTTTACACCACCGGAcctttcatgaaaaaaaactggagaagGCCAGATATTGTTGATACATGAAACAACCTCAGTTGGcagaaaagtgaaatatttgttGCAAAGggcttcttcttttcttcaaaaCCTGCTTATATCTGAAGTTCTCACTCTTGGTGTGTAAATCAAACCTACCCAACATCAGCCAACTGAACCATTAACCCACGGGCCATTTATCTGTCAAGTTATGATTCTGAAGCAATATGTTTCTGCTTATCTGTTCATTCAGGCTGTGTAAGCTCTGAAGAAGATAAAGGGCTTAGGGAGAACTTTTATCcacttttttttgctcttgtctCACTTTCTTGTTCTACATCACCTCCCTGTCCTCACCAGTCAAAGCGGCTTTATGAAGTGTCGAGCTGGAACTcgctttctttatttttcccctGTGCTACGTTCCCCTCTCCTCATACTGGCTCTGATAAGCTGCCATAACTCAAGACTTGGCCAAACATCTCCATCATTTCCCACGTTGGATACAAGTTCTGGAACTCGTTTTTGGAGAGCTCCACCCGATGTTAGCTGGCTGTCCTGCAGGAGACAGATCATTCTGGCCAGTCTGAATTGTTTTCAGGCCCAAATGAGCTCACCTTTGACACGTTGGGGTGACAGACTATATTGATTTCATTCTTTCTTCTTACTTTTCATATTATAAATGTTCAAGAGAAACTGGTGCCGGTTACATGaaagtttattttcctttgtgaTGACTTCACTGCCCAGTGTTTCTCTATCTGGATCTAACTGGCTGGAATTACTCCTTATTGTCCTGACCTGTGGATCCTGGTAAATCTTCTGGGGGTCCTTTTCATAGCTGTCTATGTAGAGCCTGATGGTTGCCCCCGCACTGCCTGTACCACTGAGACGGAAAATAATCCTGGATCCATCAGAGAAGATGATCCTGAGGCCctgggagaaacagagagaaacatcaAAGATTAAAATCATGATAAATTCAATCATACAGTTACTGGAAAACATGTGGGGGTAAAATGAATGAGGTACAATAAAACTGTTGTATGCTGATCGTGATTCATTTACAACAGTCTCTTCTGTATGACTTTACTATGCATTCAAACAAAATTGAATTCAGTTGATGGAATTAATGTAATATTAAAGATGGCAGAATTGCATCAAAATATTAAGGATTAATATACACTATATTTTAATGGAATGCATGTAGGGCTGCTTGGATACTGCAAAAATGCCAGTCATGTCTTTGGTTGATATTAATTTACTGAAGtgaactgacaaagaaaaagcttCTTGTCTTTTCAATGGAGATGTCATTGAGCTTtgaaagacaaattaaaaactcaCAGATTTTCAATTTAGTAATGATGCATGATGGATTCTTTGCAGCCTCTCACCTGGTTTTTGGACACACTGCCGTCCACAGGGTCTGTGTAGGCGAAGTTGTCAGAGAGAGCAACCTCGTAAGTCTTATCTCCTGAGGAGAACTTCTTTCCTTTGAAGGACGGGTCGAACATTGCTGTCTCCAGATCCTTGATCATCTTGTTGGCAGCATCTGAGTCGACCTCCTCGTAGTCGTACCTGGATGTGAAGTTAGACCAGattaatgcaaaaatgtaatCTGGTGTCTAACTGGCATCAGACACTTGGTGATTTTTGATCATAAGATAATTGTTTTGACATAAGGGTTAATTATGACTTCCATACTATTTAGTAggatgtttccttttttgcaAAATTTTGATAAATGTTAATTTGGTCACAACAATCACAGATAAACCTGAAACTTTAGATAAAAGTCTAAGGACAGTTACTGTATATGATTAGCCCAGGCTGTGGATGCTGCATTTCTCTTAATTACCACTAGAAGGTGCCAGAGTAGCAGTCGAGCAACATACATCCCTGCATAATCCCAGcaggataaaaaaagacattctttCTATTGGCAACTGCTAGTTCATTTCTTTTGGGACTAAAGCTCACATTTCATGAACCATTCTACAGGGATCATTCCTGACCTGGTGAAGAAGTTCCTGCCAAACTTCTGCCAGTGATCTTTCATGATGTCCTCCACGCTCTGTTTCCTTGTGGCTAAGATTGACAACCATGCAAGCACCGCCCACAAGCCGTCCTTCTCACGGATATGATCTGAGCCTGGTTGGtaagcagagaaagaaaagagggaatgGAGTGAATTAGAAGTACTGATTTGATTCATTGGAGATCCGGCAATATAAGCATGATGACATTCACTCACCTGTGCCGAAGCTTTCCTCTCCGCACAGTGAAAGTTTGCCAGCGTCCATCAGATTCCCAAAGAACTTCCAGCCAGTTGGAGTCTCGTACAGCTGCATCTGCATAGCTTTCGCCACACTAGAAGAAATTGGCACACACAATAAACCACATGAGAAAACGATCTGTAACTGAAGCGAGTTCAGCACTTTTTCAATTTACCCAAGAGGGAAAACATTAGATTAGCTGTTATATTGTGTGGTCTTTACTTGTCCAGGGCTCCACTTGTGGGCATACTGCGGGCCAGTCCTTTGACACCACTCTTctggaagtaagggatgctggTGATGTTGGCAGCGATGACAGCCACTGAGTCTGAGGGGTTCACGAAAAAGCCATGTTTTCCCAGCACCATGTTACGGTCCTAAGGACAGGGACACAAGTACCAACAGGAGTCAGTCATAAAAAGCCAACAGGATATGTGACTTAAGAATATGTTTCCTGAGCTGTAGTACATTATTGTTAATCTGCAACtgtaaactttatttacagcacTTCTAAGGTTTTTTGTGAAAGATACTGAGTCCTTATGAATTATATTTTACACCTGACTCAGAGGCAAACGTTACATATTCCACAAGAGTATCTCAAAGCCTAAATCAAAATAACGTTTGTACAAAAGAAACCTAATACATTTTGAAGGTAGCCAAAGAATGACAAATTGACAAAGTATTGCTTAATGATTTCAGCAGATTTACTTACCATACTATCAATCCTGTTATATATTAAAATCCAGTGTGTTCACTTTTCACATAAGAAAAGTGTCAGGGGAAAATCTAGAGAGAAACAGCTAACTGAAAACATTCACTGTCCTCATTAAATACTGTGTGCCAGAGTCAAAATGACTTCAAATCAATCCCACCCCAGGACCATTATTTTGGTGACTCTCTCTACtccattaaacaaaaaaacaaaaaaaaaaacctagacCAGAGTTTATTAAATTCATTTTATGAGCTGACATCATAGAATCAAATCCCGTTCAAGAACTTCACAACTCTGCTCTCACCTCTCCTCAATATACTGTCTGATTAAACAGCTGCAGAATCATCTTCTAGTTGACTTACACCATCGCCATCAAAGGCGGCTCCGAAGTCATACTCTCCTCCTTTCATGGCGTTGACCAGGTCAGCAGCGTAGGTCAAGTTGGGGTCAGGGTGGTGGCCCCCAAAGTCCTCCTTGGGGACACAGTTGACAGCGGAGTTGGCAGGAGAACCCAGCTCTTCACAGACGATCTTCTTCACATAAGGACCAACCACTGGGAGGAGAGATAGAGTCTTGAAAAAAGGGACCTATACACTTTACTCAAAGGCTAGAGGGAGAGCAAACTCCTCTACAGTATTACTTATTACCAAAGAAGAGACTTGATACTCAACTTGGATAATGGAGATTGCTTTAAATATATACTATTTGACATTTAGGGACACCAGGTCCAAAACCACTTTTTGCAATCCAGTTTGCTGTCACAAAGGTCTGAAGCTGCAGTGGCCCGTTTCCTACCTCCATGCATAGCATCCAAGCGGACGTTAATGTGATTGGCTCCAGACAGAAGCTCCTTCAGTGCAGCAAAGTCAAAGATGCCCCTTAGCATCTCAGCATAGGCTTCCACGGAGTCCACAATCTCcactgagacaaagaaaaaaggaaaaaaagagaacaattAAGATAGCATTCAGTGTCAAGATAGGCTTTGGTGGGGCTAACAACATGAATGGATGGATTAAATGTGTCTGACGGATTTCACAAGTGGCCAATTTCATTCAGTCATTGTTTCAGATGATGCAATAATGTTTAAGAGCAGCTAAGAGGCCGTCTGGTAACAAGACAAACCAGTATTTGCAACACATTGCAGGTTCCTGGtatttatttccaacactgacaGCGAGGAAATAAACGACCTGTCATAAACTGTTTCTCTTTCGGGTGAACTCAGGACTCTGCTCTCCATGCCATTTCACCTGTGAGGGGCTTGAAGGTTTCCACTTCAAAGGTCTGCTTGCCAATTTTGGAAAGATCCACTTTCAGCTCGGGGCAGATGTGGTACTCCTGCAGGCTTTTGCTGATctcaaatattttgtttgtgatgCCCTCTGGAGCGGGTCCTGGAAACAAAGTAGAGGCCAAGTGAGAAATGATGTTCTGAGAGAGGGACTGAGGCAAGCACAGATGATAATGTGGACAAAAAACTAGCAGGCATAAATCCCTTCAGTCTGTGACAACTGGAGCTTACTGGACCGCACAATGCAGCTTCATTCACCTCCACTGGAGATATTGTACTTGATGCCAAAGTCTCCATTGGGGCCTCCTGGATTGTGGCTGGCTGTGAGGATAATGCCACCCACTGCCTTTATCTTGCGGATCACACAGGAGACTGCAGGGGTGGACATGATGCCATTCTGACCAATCACCAGATGGCCAATCTGCAGAAGGGAACATAAACACAAGCGGATTAATGCACACAGGCATGTACAGATTTACAGATTCTGATCAAGGCTTTACACATTCTGCTTGGCAATGGTGAACTGACACTTCTTTGAAACAAAAGCGTGGCTCGTAAGTCAGCGTCCCATCCCTCTATGATTGTTTATACCTGATTGTTTTTGCATGTTGGCAGCACAAAGCATATCATGTCATTGAGTGACATTAAAAATCAGAGTGCAAGCTATGTGGCCACTGTCAACAGGTCAAAGTCCATTGTAATGATGCCACTGCTTTACATAACCCTACATCTATatattgaaattctgagtttgaatttgttctcCAAAACGActtagtgcacctttaaggctaaaatgttaaaacagcaggATGGCCAAGGTTACATAATAGCACAATACATGCATCATGTAGATGACTATTTTAAGAACTGTGTGGAGGAACTCTTATTTAAACATGCTACAGTTGGCCttgtgtaaacatgtgaacagAAGGGCCCCTGTCAGTGCACATTTGGCAAAGCCAGTTTCTCCACTGCTTCATTTCCTCACAGCAACCAGTTGTGgagaaactacaaaaaaaaaacaacaaaacaaaacaccacacatCTTTAACCTACTGGCGTCGCTGACAAAACCCTGCAGCATTGCTCCTGCATTTACCAGTTGCTGCTTTGCATTAGCTGCAGAAGATGAGACCTTTCCTGACAGACAAGGTCACAGACTACAAACTAACATGGTGTCCTGCCCCAATGTGATGAGGCCGTCGTATGCTTGCAATAGCGTCTACTAAAGGCCACAGGATGGTAAAATCTTTGAGCAACACATAAAACGGAAAAGTACTACGTGTACCATTCATTCATCTTCCCGCAGCTCGCATCTATGCTCCAGACATATGCAGGGCAACGTGACTGGCTGCACGTTGCCTGTCACGCCCCCCCTCCAGCCCGCTTCAGTAACATCACAGTGAATGGAGCCGGTGGCATCTCCTCACAGCTCATTGAGAAACAACACAACGTCAGGCTGAAGTGCCTCTTTTCAGAGGAGTCCACTCTAATTTTGCTCATGTGTGCAGGCTTAAACTGAGGTCATCCTTAAAAGTCCTAAATGACAGGCTTTAATATCTTATGCTGAAGAAGAGACGCTGCCATTCGGTGGCTGCTGGTTGCGTTAAATGTCAAAGGTAATCGCCCTCACGTCCAAGAGGCCGCCTTCACGCACTTCATCCAAAATATCACGGCGGTCaaacaggcaccggagaccaTGCAGGAAAATCCAGCTGGGCGCTGAGgacacctgttttttttcttttaacagtaCATGAAGGGTGCAGAATCATCGAGTTGTTTTCTAGTTTTAATGAGGACAGTCTTCCTCATAGCATAGCAAGTAGAGGCATGAATAACGTTACCACCCATTGCTCAATGTTCCCTGACCTGCAGAATGAATGAGGGGACGCTTGCAAGAGCATACAGCAAACTGTTTTGTAACAGTGCATCACTTCCACCGTCTACTGAACGcgtttaaaactaaaacttaacaAACCTTTGACCACACAATCAGCTAACTGCATCTTAACTAAAGTGACTTATCTTCCGTTATCTTCCGCTAGCTAACAGTGCCTGTCACGTCatgattcatttgtttacattagTTGATATAATTAATTGTTGCTGTTAGCAGTGAGTCACTCGGCGTCTGCTGCTAGTTTTCAATCTGCCAAATAGCCACACTAGCCCCGAAATATCACACAGTGTACAACAATGTcgataaaaaaaactgtattgaaGACTAAAGTTGTTGAAACAGCTAAACTTGACAGCTAGCTTACGCTGCTAGCCGACATGCTAACTCAGCTAGCCCGCTGGGCGGTCTGCAGTAAATGTGGACAGTTATTCGCTTTAGCCACTGACCCCGTTGGCAGCAGCAATCTGAACGATCAACTGAATCGCGTCTTTCATGAAGAACCTGCCGTCCCCTCCCACCACCAGGGAGGCAGCCTGGCGCTCGGCAGGCTCGATGACAGAGATGGTGCTCTGGATGAAGTTTTCCGCATAGTGCTGGTTCTGCTGGAACACCGTCACCCTCTTCCTCAGACCGCTCGTCCCGGGCTTCTGGTCCGTGTACGGCTTCGTCTTCACTGTCGTTATCTTCACCATGTTTGACCCCCAGCGAGCACCTCTGGTCGCCCCGTGTGATCCGCAGTGTGGTCCAACGTGGAGGCGACTGCAGTGGCGGAGCAGCCACACGTACACAGCGGACAACTCCCCCCGCATGGACCCGCCCCCTCGGTTTAAAGGGCAAGTGGCGGCCACAGAGGGCTGCTCCTCAGTCACCATCAGGAATGTCTCACAGATAATGGCACTTTATCTTTACGTGGgtgttgtaaataaatagataggcctaaacaaataaattaattgcGATTTTGCACTATGGTAACCTGATGGTGCACAGGGCCTTAGCCAGGATTTTAGAAGTACTAAGGTCCCCCTTGCATTGCATATCTCCCCACGTGGAtacaacatacaaacaaacaaacagaacggaaaaagaaaaaaaaaacaagcaggaactgaataaacaacaataaagagATAAAAGATAGAATAAATAGATAGATGAAGATAGAGGGTCGTCTTGCTGGACCACAATACAATCCTATCCCTCAACACACCGCGGTGACCAAACACATGCAAGCCCACCTTGGTAGGGTTTGCTGTTTTCCTTGTGACTGTTGTGTCGCGTCTCAGTGTAAGCTATTAAAAATTGCTATGAAGAGTTCTGAAGTCTGTTAAGTAGTGCGTGATTTGAGGGGATGAGGAGGAATGTCATCCCCCTTGTCAAACAgccatcctcctctccatcctccagtAGTTAAGAAAACGCATGGAGGGATTGTTCAGTTGAATATGCTTCTAAGATCATTCAGCAGAGTTTTGCACATAACCTTCACAGTGGGCAGCCGGTGAGCCTTTAAATGGATCTGTTACTGTTCTGTTATTTGGTTTCCTAAAAGGGAGGTTGAAATGTTGATTAAAGTCGTTTGCACACTGCCAGCAATTGTATTCTGGGGAGAAATGCTGAagctgtttgcttgtgtttctgtAATTTTGGACTAAAAGTGGTAAAATTCCAAACATATTGATTCAGCATATGGGTACATTTTGAACTGCAGAATGTAAAGTCCTATAAAAGAAGATAAAATACAGAAGAGAGCAGAATGTCCTCAGTGGTAGTTCTGGTCCAGAAGATGCCAAATAACATTCACAGATATACAATCTAACTTCAAGCTTTGTGTCAG includes the following:
- the pgm1 gene encoding phosphoglucomutase-1, whose translation is MVKITTVKTKPYTDQKPGTSGLRKRVTVFQQNQHYAENFIQSTISVIEPAERQAASLVVGGDGRFFMKDAIQLIVQIAAANGIGHLVIGQNGIMSTPAVSCVIRKIKAVGGIILTASHNPGGPNGDFGIKYNISSGGPAPEGITNKIFEISKSLQEYHICPELKVDLSKIGKQTFEVETFKPLTVEIVDSVEAYAEMLRGIFDFAALKELLSGANHINVRLDAMHGVVGPYVKKIVCEELGSPANSAVNCVPKEDFGGHHPDPNLTYAADLVNAMKGGEYDFGAAFDGDGDRNMVLGKHGFFVNPSDSVAVIAANITSIPYFQKSGVKGLARSMPTSGALDNVAKAMQMQLYETPTGWKFFGNLMDAGKLSLCGEESFGTGSDHIREKDGLWAVLAWLSILATRKQSVEDIMKDHWQKFGRNFFTRYDYEEVDSDAANKMIKDLETAMFDPSFKGKKFSSGDKTYEVALSDNFAYTDPVDGSVSKNQGLRIIFSDGSRIIFRLSGTGSAGATIRLYIDSYEKDPQKIYQDPQVMLAPLVDIALKVSQLQEKTGRTAPTVIT